Proteins from a genomic interval of Piscinibacter sp. HJYY11:
- a CDS encoding site-specific integrase: protein MKNPPVPVPASTPDGYPSADELAALRAWYAGLPARQAVMQYLGHKKASGQSSRAMLRAVRRQLARFARSRGREELEALFMHPAPERYSRAKQVIGAAEAIRLLPVAIPTLTDDVARWFSARAVGALHRHGIHTLTDLTVRVPRRHRWWAVIPGLGGVQAARIEAFFARHPQLTERARALVVQEPGQARPWEALVVPTEVDGSNGTFRAPRETCTLRADNDYEAIQAWLALQDNDETRRAYRKEAERLMLWAILEQGRALSSLTTEDAVAYRQFLRKPTPKSRWVGPARPRSAPDWRPFQKELSARSTSYALSVIGAMFRWLIEQRYLLANPFSGVKVKGAARHTPMEASHVFTQHEWSLLRSTADGLEYEPGWTLEAAQRLRFTLDFWRDTGLRPLEMVRSTLGDLYRDDAGDNWIRVVGKGSKEGDVAMPLSALGSLERFLMQRGLHTARGRWNPSAPLVPSLDQPEVGITTGRMRAMLGRFFRLAAVKLDAVSPTAAEKLRRATPHWLRHTHATHALERGVDLKTVQDNLRHASISTTSVYLHTDKARRARQMREAFRS from the coding sequence GTGAAAAACCCGCCCGTCCCGGTTCCCGCCTCAACCCCAGATGGATACCCCAGCGCCGACGAACTCGCGGCGCTGCGTGCCTGGTACGCAGGTCTCCCGGCGCGTCAGGCCGTGATGCAGTATCTGGGGCACAAGAAGGCGTCGGGGCAGTCGTCGCGCGCCATGCTCCGTGCGGTCCGCCGGCAGCTCGCGCGTTTCGCCAGAAGTCGGGGGCGCGAAGAGCTCGAGGCGCTCTTCATGCATCCCGCGCCGGAACGGTATTCACGAGCCAAGCAGGTGATCGGCGCGGCTGAGGCTATCCGCCTTTTGCCGGTGGCCATACCGACGCTCACGGACGACGTGGCGCGATGGTTCTCCGCTCGTGCGGTGGGTGCGCTGCACCGGCATGGCATTCACACTCTGACCGATCTCACCGTGCGCGTGCCGCGCAGGCATCGATGGTGGGCGGTGATCCCCGGTCTCGGCGGCGTCCAGGCGGCCAGAATCGAAGCTTTCTTCGCCCGCCATCCGCAACTCACCGAGCGCGCGCGAGCGCTCGTGGTGCAAGAGCCCGGGCAGGCCCGGCCTTGGGAAGCGCTGGTGGTGCCAACGGAGGTGGACGGTTCGAACGGCACGTTCAGGGCTCCCCGCGAGACCTGTACCTTGCGCGCCGACAACGACTATGAGGCGATCCAGGCGTGGCTGGCCCTCCAGGACAATGATGAAACGCGACGTGCCTATCGCAAGGAGGCCGAGCGGTTGATGCTGTGGGCAATACTGGAACAGGGCCGGGCCCTGTCATCGCTCACCACCGAAGACGCGGTGGCCTACAGGCAGTTCCTGCGCAAGCCAACACCGAAGTCGCGCTGGGTGGGACCCGCTCGACCGCGGTCGGCACCAGATTGGCGCCCGTTCCAGAAGGAGCTGTCAGCGCGATCCACGAGTTATGCGCTTTCGGTAATCGGCGCAATGTTCCGATGGCTGATCGAGCAGCGCTACCTCCTGGCCAACCCGTTCTCGGGCGTCAAGGTCAAGGGCGCAGCCCGGCATACGCCCATGGAAGCTTCTCACGTGTTCACGCAGCACGAGTGGTCCTTGCTGCGCAGTACCGCCGACGGCCTCGAGTACGAGCCGGGCTGGACGCTTGAAGCAGCACAGCGGCTGCGGTTCACACTAGACTTCTGGCGCGACACTGGGCTGCGCCCTCTGGAGATGGTTCGCTCCACGCTTGGTGACCTTTATCGAGACGATGCCGGCGACAACTGGATTCGCGTGGTAGGCAAAGGCAGCAAGGAAGGCGACGTGGCCATGCCGCTGTCTGCCCTGGGGTCGCTGGAGCGCTTCCTGATGCAAAGAGGCCTGCACACCGCGCGCGGCCGTTGGAATCCGAGTGCACCCCTCGTGCCCAGCTTGGATCAGCCGGAAGTGGGCATCACGACTGGGCGCATGCGTGCCATGCTAGGACGGTTCTTCCGTTTGGCGGCCGTCAAGCTAGATGCCGTGAGTCCGACTGCGGCCGAGAAGCTGCGACGTGCAACCCCGCACTGGCTGAGGCACACACACGCTACGCATGCACTAGAGCGTGGCGTGGACCTGAAGACGGTCCAAGACAACCTGCGCCATGCTTCCATCAGCACAACGTCGGTGTACCTGCACACCGACAAGGCTAGGCGAGCGCGGCAGATGCGAGAGGCGTTCCGAAGCTAG
- a CDS encoding zinc dependent phospholipase C family protein, with amino-acid sequence MSGAYAHITLANQCRSLMRRHKISNATGLAVSTHLAYVELGAISPDYPYLGGEDAWADLFHHERSAEFLRNAVAYIHPLSDGDGRQKLTAWLMGYAAHVATDVTIHPIVNKIVGPYELNKSAHRECEMHQDSHVFQRLNVHPDSGATTHLTASIAACSHPKDDARLDPQIADGWRAIMRMTYPEQFSKSAPSIDKWHAGFSKVMSAIRVGNRLLPFARHLTAGLQVNYPRPGTSDPKFLKDLPTPTGGRIDYDPLFDMAIGNAMALWETIDGALSNSAPKPLQALQAWDLDTGQNIDTGKSVYWEPKQ; translated from the coding sequence ATGTCTGGCGCCTACGCCCACATCACGCTCGCCAACCAGTGCCGATCGCTCATGCGTCGCCACAAGATCTCCAACGCCACCGGCTTGGCGGTCTCCACCCACCTCGCCTACGTGGAGCTCGGGGCAATCAGCCCCGACTACCCGTACCTTGGCGGCGAGGACGCGTGGGCAGACCTCTTCCACCATGAGCGTTCGGCCGAGTTCCTCCGCAATGCCGTTGCATACATTCACCCGCTCAGCGACGGCGACGGGCGTCAGAAGTTGACCGCTTGGCTCATGGGTTACGCCGCCCACGTGGCGACCGACGTCACGATCCACCCGATCGTGAACAAGATCGTCGGCCCCTACGAGCTAAACAAGTCGGCACACCGCGAGTGCGAGATGCACCAGGACTCGCACGTATTCCAGCGCCTCAACGTGCATCCGGACAGCGGCGCCACGACCCACCTCACTGCCAGCATCGCCGCGTGCAGCCACCCCAAGGACGATGCCCGCCTGGATCCGCAGATCGCGGACGGCTGGCGCGCGATCATGCGCATGACCTACCCGGAGCAGTTCTCCAAGAGTGCGCCCTCGATCGACAAGTGGCATGCGGGCTTCTCCAAAGTCATGTCGGCCATCCGCGTGGGCAACCGGCTACTCCCGTTCGCTCGGCACCTCACTGCTGGTCTGCAGGTCAACTACCCACGGCCCGGCACGTCGGACCCGAAGTTCCTGAAAGACCTCCCCACACCGACGGGCGGCAGGATCGACTACGACCCGCTGTTCGACATGGCGATCGGCAATGCGATGGCCCTCTGGGAAACGATTGACGGTGCCCTGAGCAACTCCGCCCCTAAGCCGCTCCAGGCGCTGCAAGCCTGGGATCTCGACACCGGCCAAAACATTGACACGGGGAAGTCTGTGTACTGGGAGCCGAAACAATGA
- the dcd gene encoding dCTP deaminase: MSLWTKAQLLDGINGKDGAPPRLHIMPLLSADQIGQVSIDIRLGYDFLVSVPNRQPAIRIAPATDGARPGPRAHFQETRREIGDTFILYPNQLVLGTSIEYFGIPDDSYAEISPRSSYSRLGITVSGTMQPGFRGCVPLELLNHGNVPVEVNVGARIGQVRLLQLAAKAQYHGEAGSRKYYGQVRPTVSKAPEDDELARLAGMPRVIRTTGSAKLG, from the coding sequence ATGAGCCTCTGGACCAAAGCGCAGCTTCTTGACGGCATCAACGGCAAGGACGGTGCGCCCCCAAGGCTGCACATCATGCCGCTTCTGAGCGCCGATCAGATCGGCCAGGTGTCTATCGACATCCGCCTTGGCTATGACTTCTTGGTGTCTGTCCCGAACCGTCAGCCTGCCATCCGCATTGCCCCCGCCACCGACGGCGCCCGACCCGGCCCCCGCGCGCATTTCCAAGAGACACGCCGCGAGATAGGCGACACCTTCATCCTGTATCCGAACCAGCTGGTGCTGGGCACCTCGATCGAGTACTTCGGCATCCCAGACGACAGCTATGCGGAGATCAGCCCTCGGAGCAGCTACTCGAGGCTAGGAATCACAGTCAGCGGGACAATGCAGCCCGGGTTTCGGGGCTGCGTGCCTCTAGAGCTGCTGAACCACGGGAACGTGCCGGTGGAGGTGAACGTGGGCGCGAGGATTGGCCAAGTGCGTCTCCTGCAGCTCGCCGCTAAAGCCCAATACCACGGCGAGGCCGGAAGTCGGAAGTACTACGGCCAAGTGCGCCCCACGGTGTCGAAGGCGCCCGAGGACGATGAATTGGCCCGCTTGGCCGGCATGCCGAGAGTTATCAGAACAACCGGTTCAGCGAAGCTTGGCTAG
- a CDS encoding AAA family ATPase → MPKRTKPYLLHASIRPDADVDYESYPFSIPAVREIANIDFHPNVTFFVGENGSGKSTVMEGIAIALGFGAEGGTKNVRFQSAGSLSSLHDSLRLARGVPKPRDEYFLRAESFFNVASYMDETGYLEGYGGKSLHTQSHGESFMAVLLNKLRGNGLYLLDEPEAALSPSRQLAALSAIHQLVEDHSQFIIATHSPILLSYPNAKIIQFDKSGISEVAFEDTEHFSVTRDFLNNYPRRLEQLLQDDTDA, encoded by the coding sequence ATGCCGAAGCGCACCAAGCCATACCTACTTCACGCGTCAATCCGACCAGATGCGGATGTCGACTACGAGTCATACCCGTTCAGCATCCCTGCTGTGCGCGAGATCGCTAACATCGACTTCCATCCAAACGTGACTTTCTTCGTCGGAGAGAACGGTTCGGGCAAATCCACAGTCATGGAAGGCATTGCCATCGCACTCGGCTTCGGAGCTGAAGGCGGCACAAAGAATGTTCGCTTCCAGTCGGCAGGCTCGCTGTCCTCACTTCACGACAGCTTGCGTCTTGCGCGGGGAGTGCCGAAGCCACGTGATGAGTACTTTCTTCGAGCCGAAAGCTTTTTCAATGTTGCAAGCTACATGGATGAAACAGGCTACCTTGAGGGCTACGGCGGGAAGTCACTGCATACGCAATCTCACGGTGAGTCATTCATGGCCGTGCTGCTAAACAAGCTGCGCGGCAACGGTCTCTACCTACTAGATGAACCAGAAGCCGCGCTATCCCCCAGCCGGCAGCTTGCGGCGCTCAGTGCAATCCACCAGCTTGTAGAAGATCACTCGCAATTCATCATTGCAACCCACTCTCCCATTCTGCTTTCCTATCCAAACGCGAAGATCATTCAGTTCGACAAGTCAGGCATCAGCGAAGTTGCCTTTGAAGATACAGAGCACTTCTCTGTCACACGTGACTTTCTCAACAATTATCCAAGGCGCCTTGAGCAGCTACTTCAAGATGACACAGACGCCTAA
- a CDS encoding PolC-type DNA polymerase III: MEFLVVIIFVAAIAYFALKLRLPTKQKISRDHLPDVFVVIDLETTGLDASKHEIIEIAAIRYRKDGGKEHETYQSLVRPKKKVPKKITEITGITQEMIERDGQELHKALAEFNEFIGTHRLVTFNAEFDMAFLTSAWKKCDHAVPRNQVSCALKMARRAWPGRKTYRLSDLASAT, from the coding sequence ATGGAATTTCTAGTCGTCATCATCTTCGTCGCTGCCATCGCGTACTTCGCTTTAAAGCTCAGGCTGCCTACGAAACAGAAGATCTCAAGGGACCATCTGCCCGATGTCTTTGTTGTGATTGACCTGGAAACCACTGGACTCGATGCGAGCAAGCACGAGATCATTGAAATCGCCGCCATCCGCTATCGCAAGGACGGTGGCAAGGAGCACGAGACATATCAGTCTTTGGTCAGGCCGAAGAAGAAGGTGCCAAAGAAGATCACGGAGATCACAGGGATCACTCAAGAAATGATCGAACGTGATGGTCAAGAACTTCACAAAGCGTTAGCCGAATTCAACGAGTTCATTGGCACTCATCGTCTCGTCACCTTTAACGCCGAATTCGACATGGCCTTCTTGACCAGTGCCTGGAAGAAATGTGACCACGCCGTACCACGCAATCAGGTCTCTTGCGCCCTAAAGATGGCTCGTCGGGCTTGGCCGGGCCGCAAGACCTATCGCCTTTCCGACCTTGCGAGTGCAACCTAA
- a CDS encoding AAA family ATPase, with the protein MKTGRIVIMLAVCIAFLGNWMENQCHTTGMETMEHFSIVQAICRLALVSPNEALTHQIDRLSEALSETGDTKAAQQLKQLIKSASRNQDMTPRRLVPSRGATVSLPGEVLLPTTILPSDRESGARLVDAIFPTAATVSRPYLLPYLERAVLTLVSEWRHMDELRAVGEQPSLSCLLTGAPGTGKTTLALWMAHQMGLPVLVARVDAMMSSFLGTTSRNIAQVFDFANRFRCVLLLDELDSLAKVRDDANEVGEIKRVVNALLQNMDVRASSGITLGITNHPQLLDPAVWRRFMSQIEVPLPTQEIRESIVRRTFEPLEVPEALVHLLAALMEGSAGSEVKTIVSLYKKRQAMSGEDVSPIETIREIVALNSGRLSLEVKSLLKRDDQELARWIRNRLGGNIGVVELGALFNKGKSTVGRWVKEPERKEA; encoded by the coding sequence ATGAAGACGGGAAGAATAGTCATCATGCTGGCAGTTTGTATTGCGTTTCTGGGAAACTGGATGGAAAATCAGTGCCACACCACAGGAATGGAGACCATGGAACACTTTTCGATCGTGCAGGCGATCTGCCGGCTCGCTTTGGTGTCGCCCAACGAGGCGCTCACACACCAAATCGATCGCCTCTCCGAAGCGCTAAGCGAGACCGGGGACACGAAGGCTGCTCAGCAGCTCAAGCAGCTGATCAAGAGTGCCTCGCGTAATCAAGACATGACGCCACGGCGCTTGGTACCCTCTCGCGGGGCCACCGTCAGCCTGCCAGGTGAAGTGCTGCTTCCGACGACCATCTTGCCGAGCGATCGCGAGTCCGGCGCTAGGCTCGTCGACGCGATCTTCCCGACGGCAGCGACCGTTTCGCGGCCGTATCTGCTGCCTTACCTTGAGCGAGCGGTGCTGACGCTGGTCAGCGAATGGCGGCACATGGACGAGTTGCGTGCGGTGGGCGAACAGCCCTCCTTGTCATGCCTGCTTACCGGAGCGCCTGGTACAGGTAAGACGACGCTTGCGCTGTGGATGGCTCATCAGATGGGACTGCCGGTGCTGGTTGCACGTGTGGACGCGATGATGTCATCGTTCTTGGGCACCACGTCTCGCAACATTGCCCAGGTTTTCGACTTCGCCAACCGTTTCCGTTGTGTGCTCTTGCTAGACGAGCTTGACTCACTCGCCAAAGTCCGCGACGACGCAAACGAGGTTGGGGAGATCAAGCGCGTCGTCAACGCATTACTGCAGAACATGGATGTCCGAGCAAGCAGCGGCATCACGCTTGGAATTACGAACCATCCTCAGCTCCTGGATCCAGCTGTATGGCGTCGCTTCATGAGCCAGATTGAGGTGCCCCTTCCAACGCAGGAGATTCGCGAGTCCATCGTGCGTCGTACGTTCGAGCCTCTTGAGGTCCCTGAGGCTTTGGTGCATCTGCTTGCCGCGTTGATGGAGGGCAGTGCAGGCTCTGAGGTGAAGACGATCGTCTCTCTATACAAGAAGCGACAGGCAATGTCCGGCGAGGATGTCTCTCCGATCGAAACGATCAGGGAGATCGTGGCACTCAACAGTGGGCGTCTCTCCTTGGAGGTGAAGTCGCTGCTAAAGCGAGACGATCAAGAACTCGCCAGGTGGATTCGCAACAGGCTTGGCGGCAACATCGGTGTTGTTGAACTCGGCGCCCTCTTCAACAAGGGAAAATCTACTGTAGGTCGATGGGTAAAGGAACCTGAGCGCAAGGAGGCGTGA
- a CDS encoding S8 family peptidase gives MADDFGPIQVVLEPRGFQEERVRQPGGRPKEFFEGNDAGFVAHRRKIQQSLLSVGQTLQSSSASKVGFLRVRMRDSALAKSHRPTQHLFPAVHMPAVGSRGMGELIIQVTPRGIAHALDQSSRAEDTLEYRPKKNKPDELEPNPSRQRSEVGAIDSVALWSPADRRQFDATQAISWFGTRAVPRAYRIDLFDKRRPENRSAAHEYDKAGDAVADLHAKLYELNSSFVATTYRPDVISMSRMYIWLLDAPSMRRIVSPKDLQAAFGEAPSFSLDSRAHRELLSLLESHPAVRRISLPADLKPGASAATPATLPLHKFSTPLKGAKYPVVGVIDGGMDPSLKPWIVHASNYVAPHHADISHGSEIGALLVDGQLLNGRDVCPEPDGCWLADLALLPQDHMFSMYHRSELHLVDLIEQEVVDAKAATGARVFCFSHNLDEPPGGTPIYTDLSHGLDWIARKHDVLFVVSAGNAPHVSSKRREWTANKISVLTNLASSQSDRVTAPADSVLSIAVGAINPPNVAGTVAGAPARYSRRGPGLMKLVKPDVAHFGGVCDSSSPAMSGLLSATIGGQQKFVHGTSYSAPLVAKALARYDQVTLNTLPREALTALLIHGAQVPQCLATYDRSSIVRDMVGFGVPVNAQDLINGSPHSSTLLFYDDMMPSKDLFFAFDWPRSLVTDGKCRGKATLTLVYTPPISDAFETEMVRINLEAVLQRRNPKTGTYDKDCEDTFSSDGGTSAGAMEKELIEDGLKWGVVKQTQFYSKRGKGSSSDWRIWVKYLERSGESFPLEGVPFAMLLTISDIQQQEPIYQDMRIGLSARDVLTGDIRQPGGRLRTFGGRSGR, from the coding sequence ATGGCTGACGACTTTGGCCCCATTCAAGTGGTGCTCGAACCCCGAGGCTTTCAGGAAGAGCGTGTACGACAGCCCGGCGGACGTCCCAAAGAGTTCTTTGAAGGAAACGACGCGGGATTCGTCGCTCATCGGAGGAAGATCCAGCAATCACTGCTCAGCGTCGGCCAGACATTGCAGTCCAGTAGCGCAAGCAAAGTGGGCTTCCTTCGTGTGCGTATGCGGGATTCGGCGCTCGCCAAGTCTCACAGGCCGACGCAACACCTCTTTCCAGCGGTCCATATGCCGGCCGTCGGTTCAAGAGGAATGGGCGAACTCATCATTCAGGTTACGCCCCGAGGTATTGCGCACGCGTTGGATCAGTCGAGTCGCGCAGAGGACACTCTCGAGTACCGGCCCAAAAAAAACAAGCCGGACGAACTCGAGCCGAACCCGTCGCGTCAGCGCAGCGAGGTTGGCGCCATTGATTCGGTCGCGCTCTGGTCGCCTGCCGATCGTCGTCAATTCGATGCAACCCAGGCAATTTCCTGGTTTGGAACGCGCGCGGTCCCTCGTGCCTACAGAATCGATCTCTTCGACAAGCGTCGCCCTGAGAATCGTTCAGCCGCGCACGAATATGACAAGGCGGGTGACGCAGTTGCTGATCTGCACGCGAAGCTTTACGAGCTCAACTCTAGCTTCGTTGCAACCACCTATCGGCCCGATGTCATCTCCATGTCGCGGATGTATATCTGGCTGCTCGATGCGCCATCCATGCGCCGCATCGTGAGTCCCAAGGACTTGCAAGCCGCCTTCGGTGAGGCGCCCAGCTTCTCGCTGGACTCGCGGGCGCATCGTGAGTTGCTTTCTCTGCTCGAATCTCACCCCGCCGTTCGCCGCATCAGCCTTCCGGCCGACCTCAAGCCAGGAGCGTCGGCGGCGACTCCGGCAACTCTTCCTTTGCACAAGTTCTCAACGCCGCTGAAGGGCGCAAAGTATCCCGTTGTAGGCGTCATCGATGGCGGCATGGACCCCTCGCTGAAGCCATGGATAGTCCATGCCAGCAATTACGTGGCCCCTCACCACGCTGATATCTCTCACGGGTCCGAGATCGGTGCGCTGCTGGTAGATGGCCAACTACTCAACGGCCGAGATGTTTGCCCCGAACCGGACGGCTGTTGGCTCGCTGACCTGGCTCTGCTGCCGCAGGACCACATGTTCTCGATGTACCACCGGTCTGAACTTCACTTGGTCGATCTGATCGAGCAGGAGGTGGTGGATGCAAAGGCCGCAACGGGAGCCCGCGTGTTCTGCTTCAGCCATAACCTGGACGAGCCACCGGGTGGCACGCCTATCTACACCGACTTGTCACATGGACTCGACTGGATTGCACGCAAGCATGACGTGCTATTTGTTGTGTCGGCCGGGAATGCGCCGCATGTGTCTAGCAAGCGGCGCGAATGGACTGCGAACAAGATTTCGGTGCTCACAAATCTGGCGTCTAGCCAGAGCGACCGGGTAACGGCACCTGCCGACTCAGTGCTCAGCATCGCGGTCGGCGCAATCAATCCGCCCAACGTCGCCGGGACCGTGGCGGGTGCACCGGCGCGATACTCAAGGCGCGGTCCTGGGCTAATGAAGCTCGTTAAACCAGACGTGGCGCATTTCGGCGGTGTGTGCGACTCCTCGAGTCCGGCAATGTCAGGATTGCTGTCAGCAACCATCGGCGGCCAGCAGAAGTTTGTGCATGGCACGAGCTACTCCGCCCCGCTGGTCGCCAAGGCACTTGCGCGATACGACCAAGTCACTCTAAACACATTGCCGCGTGAGGCGCTGACAGCGCTCTTGATACATGGTGCTCAGGTGCCTCAGTGCTTGGCGACATACGATCGAAGCAGCATCGTTCGAGATATGGTCGGGTTCGGTGTGCCCGTCAATGCGCAAGATCTCATCAACGGCTCGCCCCATTCGTCCACGCTGCTGTTCTACGACGACATGATGCCGAGCAAGGACCTTTTCTTCGCTTTCGACTGGCCCCGCAGTCTCGTGACCGACGGTAAATGTCGCGGCAAGGCGACGCTGACGCTTGTCTATACCCCGCCGATCTCCGACGCCTTTGAGACCGAGATGGTGCGCATCAACCTCGAGGCCGTTTTGCAGAGACGCAACCCAAAGACGGGGACGTACGACAAAGACTGCGAGGACACCTTCTCCTCCGATGGCGGCACGTCGGCCGGCGCGATGGAGAAAGAGCTGATCGAGGATGGCCTGAAATGGGGCGTCGTCAAGCAGACGCAGTTCTACTCAAAGAGGGGGAAGGGCAGCTCCTCCGATTGGCGCATCTGGGTGAAGTACCTGGAGCGGTCGGGTGAGTCGTTCCCGCTCGAGGGGGTGCCGTTTGCCATGCTTTTGACGATCTCCGATATCCAACAGCAGGAACCGATCTATCAGGACATGAGGATCGGCCTATCAGCACGTGACGTGCTGACTGGGGACATCAGGCAGCCTGGCGGGAGATTGCGCACGTTCGGGGGCCGTTCCGGCCGTTGA